A stretch of the Acyrthosiphon pisum isolate AL4f chromosome A2, pea_aphid_22Mar2018_4r6ur, whole genome shotgun sequence genome encodes the following:
- the LOC100571915 gene encoding uncharacterized protein LOC100571915 isoform X1, whose translation MIMDHRNSINSTPEDDYVSFMVYLRTNGVWKSVSDVFKMLNKTRPEDPIEFFKANIKIDNSDNRAIEETRREIAEAEKKLSILRHDKLVLTANLDLHDMTIRLKRKPNSGVGSTMVDYAEDDKEMISETLSHSEHV comes from the exons atgataatggATCATAGGAATTCAATAAAc TCAACGCCAGAAGATGATTACGTTTCTTTCATGGTATATCTGCGAACAAACGGTGTCTGGAAATCCGTGAGCGACGTGTTCAAGATGTTAAACAAAACTAGGCCCGAAGATCCGATCGA GTTTTTCAAGGCGAATATAAAGATCGATAACAGCGACAACAGAGCCATCGAAGAAACGCGTCGTGAAATTGCAGAGGCTGAAAAAAAGCTAAGTATTTTAAGACACGACAAACTCGTGTTGACGGCTAATTTGGATTTGCACGACATGACAATTCGTCTGAAACGAAAACCAAATTCGGGTGTCGGAAGCACCATGGTCGACTACGCGGAGGACGACAAAGAAATGATTTCCGAAACGCTCTCTCATTCCGAGCACGTATAA
- the LOC100571915 gene encoding uncharacterized protein LOC100571915 isoform X2: protein MVYLRTNGVWKSVSDVFKMLNKTRPEDPIEFFKANIKIDNSDNRAIEETRREIAEAEKKLSILRHDKLVLTANLDLHDMTIRLKRKPNSGVGSTMVDYAEDDKEMISETLSHSEHV, encoded by the exons ATGGTATATCTGCGAACAAACGGTGTCTGGAAATCCGTGAGCGACGTGTTCAAGATGTTAAACAAAACTAGGCCCGAAGATCCGATCGA GTTTTTCAAGGCGAATATAAAGATCGATAACAGCGACAACAGAGCCATCGAAGAAACGCGTCGTGAAATTGCAGAGGCTGAAAAAAAGCTAAGTATTTTAAGACACGACAAACTCGTGTTGACGGCTAATTTGGATTTGCACGACATGACAATTCGTCTGAAACGAAAACCAAATTCGGGTGTCGGAAGCACCATGGTCGACTACGCGGAGGACGACAAAGAAATGATTTCCGAAACGCTCTCTCATTCCGAGCACGTATAA